The nucleotide window TGCTGCTCGCGATCACCGCGCCGGTGGCGCTGGGAATGGGCTTCCTGGGCGCCATGGGCGCGCGGTCGCGGATCGCGCCGCTGCGCTGGCTGGGCCAGGGCTACATCGCGGTGGTGCGCGGCGTGCCCGACATCGCCTTCTTCCTGTTCTTCGTGATCGCGCTCGACCAGGGCTTCGAGTGGCTGCGCCATCAGGTGAAATGCCCCGACTGGCCCGACGCGATCCGGCAGGGCAACGACTTCGTGGTCTGCCCGGCGGCGAAACTTCCGCTGTCGACCTCGCCGCAGATCTGGCACGAGGTCTACGGCTTCTCGCTCGCGGTGCTGACCTTTGCCATCGTCTTCGGCGCCTTTGCCGCCAACGTGCTCTACGGCGCGATGCGGGCGGTGCCGCACGCGCAGCTCGAGACCGCCGAGGCCTACGGCATGACCCATCGCCAGACCTTCTGGCGCATCCTGATCCCGCAGATGTGGGTCTATGCGCTGCCGGGCCTGTCGAACCTGTGGATGGTGCTGATCAAGGCCACGCCGCTGCTGTTCCTGCTCGGCGTCGAGGATATCGTCTACTGGGCCCGCGAGCTTGGCGGCTCGAAGACCGCGCGGTTCACCGACTATCCGCACGGCGACTGGCGGGTGTGGTATTTCGCGGCGCTGCTCGTCTTCTACCTGTGCTTCACGCGGGTGTCGGAGATCGTGCTGGACCGGCTGATGAAACGCCTCACCCACGGCCAGGCGACCATGGGCGGCGACGCGCAGAGAAAGGCGGCGTGATGCGGCACGGCAAGGATCATCGGGGGCTCTGCCCCCGTCGCCTGCGGCGACTCCCCCGCGGTATTTGGAAACCGGAGAAGCACGCGGCGTGGCGCCGGGAGGCCGGGGCATGAGCTGCTGGGACGTGGTCGCCGATTACGGGCTGCGCTCGCTGGGCATCGGCGAGCGGCTGCTGCCGCGTGACGACTTCACCCTCTGCCAGCAGGTCGTGCTGATCGGCTCGGGGATGATCTGGAACGTCTACTTCGGCGTGCTGGCACTGGCCTCGGGGTTCTTCCTCGCGACAGCGCTCGCGGTCGGCAAGGCGTCGCGGGTGCTGCCGGTGCGCAAGGCGGCGGAGTGGTTCATCTTCGTGTTCCGCGGCTCGCCGCTGTTCATCCAGTTCTTCTTTGCCTACTTCCTGTTCCTGTCGCTGAAATCGGTCTCGCCGCTGTTCGACCCGCTGTCCTCGGCCTGGCTGGGCGCGCTGATCGTGCTGTTCTTCAACACCGCCGCCTATTCGGGCGAGATCTTCTACGGCGCGCTGCTGTCGGTGCCCCGGGGCGACATCGAGGCCGCCGACGCCTACGGCTTCTCGGGCTGGCCACGGTTTCGCCGGATCGTCTGGCCGACCATGCTGCGGCTTGCCTGGCCCGCCTATACCAACGAGGCGATCTTCCTGTTCCACGCCACGACGCTGGTGTTCTTCTCGGGCTTCCCGGCGTGGCAGCAGCGGGGCGACGCGCTCTACTACGCGAGCTATTTCGCCGACAAGACCTTCAACCCCTTCGTGGCCTACCCGATCCTTGCCGGCTATTTCATCCTGCTGACGCTGGTGATCATCGCGCTCTTCGGGGCGATCAACCGGCGGCTCAACCGCCACCTGCCGCAGGCGCGGCGGTCGAAGCTGCGCTACCGGCCGAACCTGCTGCGCTGATACCTGTTTACCGGAGGCGTCGGGCGGCGCATCCTTCCCCGCAGGGGCCCGGAGGGTGCCCCTGCATGGAATGGAGGAGTTGCCATGTCGTATCGTCCTTTCACCGCGCTCGCGCTCGCCCTCGGGGTCAGCCTGACGGCGCTTCCGGCCCCTGCGCAGACCCAGTCGCGCGTACAGTTCGAGAGCGGCACCTCGGGTGCCACGATCAACGGAACCATCGTCGGCAACGAGTACATCGACTACCTGCTCGGCGCGCAGGCGGGGCAGACGCTCGACGCGCGGATCGAGGTCGACGGCACCAACGGCGACGGTTCGATCCATTTCAACATCATGCCGCCGGGCGCCACCTACGAGACGATCTTCCTCGGCCAGAACGAGGGGCGCGCGGCCAGCGTCACCCTCTGCCCGAGACCGGCGACTACACCATCCG belongs to Salipiger profundus and includes:
- a CDS encoding ABC transporter permease; protein product: MFSCADPGSLSGLNWLACYLTTGKHMAFYTSFGTVLLLLAITAPVALGMGFLGAMGARSRIAPLRWLGQGYIAVVRGVPDIAFFLFFVIALDQGFEWLRHQVKCPDWPDAIRQGNDFVVCPAAKLPLSTSPQIWHEVYGFSLAVLTFAIVFGAFAANVLYGAMRAVPHAQLETAEAYGMTHRQTFWRILIPQMWVYALPGLSNLWMVLIKATPLLFLLGVEDIVYWARELGGSKTARFTDYPHGDWRVWYFAALLVFYLCFTRVSEIVLDRLMKRLTHGQATMGGDAQRKAA
- a CDS encoding ABC transporter permease, whose protein sequence is MSCWDVVADYGLRSLGIGERLLPRDDFTLCQQVVLIGSGMIWNVYFGVLALASGFFLATALAVGKASRVLPVRKAAEWFIFVFRGSPLFIQFFFAYFLFLSLKSVSPLFDPLSSAWLGALIVLFFNTAAYSGEIFYGALLSVPRGDIEAADAYGFSGWPRFRRIVWPTMLRLAWPAYTNEAIFLFHATTLVFFSGFPAWQQRGDALYYASYFADKTFNPFVAYPILAGYFILLTLVIIALFGAINRRLNRHLPQARRSKLRYRPNLLR